The nucleotide window CATTGCTTTCCTATATCTACTGGAGTAGCTCTCCTTTAATGTTGGAAGCGGCAATGATTCCTCTAATAATCTACCAGTTCAAGTTCAGCGTTTTATTAAACCTTGTTCTTTTTTCACTTAGGAAAGGTCACTTCGTAAGGAACTACGATCGGAGACTCCACATTTTGTCAAGCAGGTATTGTTCTGCCTCTCTTTTTCATTCATAATGCTTACATCTTGAAGCGTTTAAATGCACCTGATCTGTTGTGTGTGATAACGAATGAGATTTTTCAGTTGATATCTTCTCGCAGTGACCACAGAATGAATGTATTCGAAGCTTTTTGGCTCCATGATTTAGTCCAAAAACCTTGGTGCATGAAGGAAAGCAACAACTCTTCGCGATTTGACTTCGTTCCCAAGAACACACATTTCTGTTCGAGGCAACTGGAACTCTGGCAAATAGGAGGAACATAATATGGCTCCTGGCAATTCCAGGCGAGAAGTCATATTACAAGACAACTCAGTGACTGTGGGTGGCATTAGTGGCAGACAGCAGAGAAGTGGGGAAGGACATAACTTGCTTTCAAGAACTCCACTTTCGAGTTTCTTGGCGTGAGGTACGTATCGCACATGTAGAGCTGCCACCAGTACCTTTTCTTCTCAAACAAAGTGCAGTTTCCTTGTTGAGGTATAATGGATTTAGGCCACTTGACACTAGTTTTATGACACAACTAATCACTCGTTCCAATAGGTACAGTGCAAGCTGCACCGAGCGAGACGGACACCGCGGCACAGGCTGAAGGGGCGTCGTTGATCGTCGTGTCAGAAGGGAGCATTAACACGTGAAATGGCCCCAAATACTGAGTTATTTAGGGCCCAATCAACCCATCTAATTACACGCCACTGTGAAGATCGTGCTGCATACCAAAATAAACTTCCGCATGGTATAGTGTGGCTCCAAAATACTGGGTGGTCACTCGGGGGCCCCAATCCATATGCCATCCCCATTTAAATACATGCAACTGTGGTATTCCGATTTAAGCATGGCTTACCCCGGTCTCGTTCTTCCCTAGTTGATACCATCCTGCATGTGATGGTCCCAAGAGGATCATGTCGACCTACTGCTTGTTGTTTTGATGATGCACATGCATATTATGAGGAGAGGAGAGAATCCTCATGAAGTTGTATTTCTTGGTTAATCCTTATACTGGCAGGAGATGGATCCTTCTGTTTCATGTTAGCTTTGCCGTAGAAAAGAAAGGACCATGTTGATACCGAGGATATCTTTTGCCAATCAGAGGCGAAGAACATGAAGTGCTATGCTCTCTGCAACTCGAGGTGATTCTGATTCCGAGGACTTCGATGCTATTCCTCCGATAAATTCCTAGTATTGATGTCTGACTTGGTGACAGTTCCAAGGTATACTTTAGTTTAAGCAAAGTTGGAGTATTCTTTCCTCAAGTATTATTTATTACTCACGACTGTAGAGCCCTATAATTTAACCAATCAGTTCAGCCACGAAAGCTGGCGCTTTGCTCGTGCTCTTCCTTAAGAATGCATGTAGCAGCTCCAAGGATGCACGCGTCAGGCGAAGAGCTTCTGGTCCATCCATTGCCTTCTATTTCGAGTAGGTTCCCATTGTTTTTGTTTCAGCTTTCCATTTAGTCTTACCGATCGTTTCCTTCCTTCTACTTTTAGCTTGTTGCTTATTACCGGACATGTCTAACACTCACGAGCCTCCTCCTAATGGAATCATGGGAATGTGGGATGGTATTTGCTTTAATGGGCGACTGCATGCTTCGGGAGACCTTCACTCGGTTTTGTTTCTCATGGCTTTAGTAACTTGTGGGTTTTTGCTCTTCTGATTGATGTTTCTAGGAGAAATCTTCCCAAGGCTGTGCTTTTGGTGGAATGGAGACTCCACCCATGGAGTCCCATGATTAACTTGCTTTTTTTAGCTCCATGTCTTCGTCTGGCATTTAGTAATGACAACATTGTGGAACATGAACTCTATCCTCTTGTTCGACCAATCCCATCAAGAAATATATGCTATGCGATGGACGGAGCTGACTCCTTTTTGCTCACAAAACATACTTTGGTTTCAACTCCATATCTGCTTCCTGAACAGGTTCAAGTGGTCCAAGATGGAGAGAGCTAGAAGAGGAGTGAAGTTTGAGAGTGTCTCCTTCTCGAGACATCTTTCACTTCCCTACTTCACGGTATTCGCTTGAATAACTTGCTTTCTGTAATCCCTACCTCATGTAATAATTCTGCTTGGTTTCTAAATCTATTTCAGAATGATAAATTAGTGGCATTCGAGGAACGAGGAGCGATCGAGGCGTGCAAGGAGAAGTCACAgctgtcgacgttttattgcccaGTGGAGGTCCCCAAAAGTCCTGTTGAAGCTATGGATTTCCTCTCTAGAACTTGGAGCCCTTCTTCCTCTGATTTCTTTCAAATGCTTTCGTCAAATGTAAGTAGTAGTTCTAATCGATGTCCATCCATTATATATTCTCAAGAATGGGTTTCTTTACTACTCACTAGAAGCTTATAATATTCGTCGGCTATTATACTTCCATCTCGAGTGATGTGAAGATGTCTAATTGGGAAGCTCGGTAACCAATCATCCTTCTTCTGAGTGTTCATGGAAGCTGATATCATATGGCTATCACGTTCAACCATGAATAAGCCCTTCACAGTTGTCACATAGTGCATCAACGTTAAAATAATTCTCGACATTCCTATTGATTAGTGGCTACCACGGACGGGCGGTTTGAACCCTTCTTGATGCAGGGCAGGGAGCATGACCAAGAGCTAGAGGAGAAGCAAACAGAGGAGAGCGATGTCCATTTCGATGAGGATGACAAACTCAGATTGGAGCAAGTACTGGTAAGAACATCTCCCACCCTTGTCTAAACAAAGATAATCTTCTGACACAGGCGAGTTAGCTGACTGTCCTTCCCTGCTAATGATCATTTCAGACACTGCTTTCCACTGGAAATCTGGTGCAATCAGCTGTAGGAAAGCACAAGCAACTCCATACCAGCTGGGTAAATGCTGAAGACagaaaacattaaaaatatatatataatgtttcatAATAGTATGATTTCTTTGAAATGCACAGATGAAGGTAGGAGAGATTAAGGCATGGTTGGGCGGGGAACTTTTCAGCAGCTTGTCCAGAGGATGCAGAAAGAGGAGAAAGGAGAGACTGCGACTCCATGTGGCTCAAGTGCACGCTGCACTCTCCGTTACAAGGTTGGCTGCGGCCATCTCAGGCATCATGGCCAGTTCTAGGGTGGAACCAAGAGATTCCAAGGGAATGAGCATGATGAATGTGGGAGGGGAGTCGGACGAGAAGATAAGCGCCGTGCTTGCTTCCGCTGCAGCTTTGGTCGCAACTGTGTGCGCTGAAGCAGCTGAGTCTGCAGGGGCGCACAGAGAGTGCGTTGCTTCTGCCATTACTACAGGCTTAGCAACGAAGACTTCTGCCGATATGGCGACGCTCACTGCAACTGCTGCGACATGTAATGCTGCACCGTTTACAACTTCACAGATACTTGATCTCGTACTTTATAGACAGAACATCTCAGCGATAACGTGCCGTGAATTCACATAATCGAACATACGAACTGATATGACATTATTATTGTAGGTTTAAGAGGAGCCGCCACACTTGAGCGGAGAGCAGCCGCTGGTAGGCATGTATCACAGGACCAGAATATCCTTGCAAGAGGTGCTCAACTTCCAGTCCGCATGCCCGAAGGTAGGAATCCATGGCTCGATTTTTTTATGAACTCTAATAATCTGTGTAGAGTGCTCTCGTTTGTGATTGGATGATCATGAATGGAAATTTGACTTGTGCTAATTTGGGTTTCTGCAGGGAGGGTTCATCTAAGATTGGTGTTCATTTTCCTCAAGCATTATAGACTTACAGTGAGATTAACAAAGAAATACATGCGCGGAGTGATCAGCACATGCAAAGAGTGTAAGCATGTTAGGGTTTCGTCTTCTTGCTACTTGTTTCATCTGTAAATCGATGGCCATGCATTTCGTATCAAAATCCATTGATCAGTACAGTAGTCTTAGATGTCAGCTACTGCAGTAATATCATCTGTACATTCTGATGTATATTCTTTTTCAGATAAGATATTTCATGCAATGGAAGATTTAAAAGGAGGCTTCTCTAAGGATGCCCATGGATTCTACCTGATAACCCTTGGCACCACCGGGGGAGCCATCCAGGTCATGTTTGAGGATCAAATGCAATATAGGATTTGGAGGTCCACCATCTGCCACCTCTTGTGTGATTGTTAGAAGAAGCTTTCAAGTTTCAATCTTCCATCTGGTACTACTCTCTCTCTACCATGTTAAAAGGTGTTCAACAATAAAATTCTTTCTATCCTTTCCTATTTGTTTCTTCTGATCTGGAAGCATCTCGCTGGGTGTAATCTAACATTTGATTGCGCGAGCTCACTTGCTCACGAAAGTATTCATTCTTTCCACTTGGGAGTTTGACATCCTCGACTCGAGTATCGTGCATGTGCATATGATGGATGTCCGATCACGATACATCGATAATCTTCCAAACACTATAAGGGCCAAGCTCCCTAACTCCTATGGGGCCACCAGATCAAGCCCATCTATTCTCAGCCCAACAAGCCTTTGGGGCCGAGGATACCGGCATCACGGTCTATCGTATCCCGAAATCGAAAGCGCCTCCCCGTCGTGGTCGTAACGCGAATTTGAAAACATTTGAAAGGAACGAAGACCGACTCGGTGGGACCGCGATAACAGAATCGACAACGCCGCCGCTAACCTGCCCATCGCATGGCGCACAGAATACCCAAAATGCCCTTCTATAGCGCGACTGCAGGCAAATCTCCAGGGGCATAAATGGGAAACAAACGAATAGCTTATAGCTGCCGGTGGGAGCCAACCACCAGGTTCAATagaatctcctctctctctcgccAACGCACTTTCCGCCGACGTCATACTTCTCTTTCCCTCCGCTCTCTGGAAACTTTCTTTCCCTTCTCGAGTCCGAATTTTGAGTCAGGGTTTCGGAGATGACGACGATGGAGAGCTTGATCGGTCTGGTGAACCGCATTCAGAGGGCGTGCACGGTGCTGGGCGACCACGGAGGCGCCGACGCCACGCTGCCGACGCTCTGGGAAGCGCTCCCCTCCGTTGCCGTCGTCGGCGGACAGGTACTTAACACTCCGACCTCGCTGCCGTCGCGTCGTTTATTCGTTCAGCCTCTTAACCCGTTTGTTCGATGCGTTTCTTGGTGGGCAGAGTTCGGGGAAATCGTCGGTGTTGGAGAGCATCGTTGGGCGCGATTTTCTGCCCCGTGGTTCTGGTTAGGGTTCGGCGATCTTGATTGGTTTTGTACCGTTCTTCTACTTCGGTTATCCATGTGAATTTTCAATGGCTGATTTGGTGGTTAAATCAGTGgtttcttcttctcccttcttgCCTTTTCAAGGTATCGTGACGAGGAGGCCCTTGGTGCTGCAGCTTCACAAGACAGAGGAAGGCCGTCCAGAATACGCCGAGTTCCTTCACTTGCCAAACAGGAGATTCACTAATTTCTGTGTGTGATTCTCTTTCATCCACTTTGCGGATGCAATgatttctttcatttttcttgaCTAATTGCTTTTGTGTTGGTTGATTCTTACAATCTTGGCTAAGACTATATATAGCAAACCGATTGGAGAATTTTTAAACTTGAATGAGAACTTGTTACTTGTATATACAATATAATTCTTGTGAAGTTTTAGCTACTTCCAATCTACTATATTACTGTTTATGTTATGTTGAATCACATTTGCATCAATATGCTGCAGTTATGTTCTGTTTAAGTTGGTATACGACGGTTGGATCTTTTTAGTTACAAAGGAGGacattttattgatttatgagtaTATTAGTATCTTTCTTAAGCAACCGTTCTTTCATAGTTTTGCACTAGAAGTGTCTTCTCTTTctctatgtatacatatataattttatgaaaaGGCTAAAATAAATGTTTGCTCAAGCCTCAAAGTAGTATTCCAAATTTCTGAATCTAATTCTCAAGTCTGACGGTTGGTCTTCATCCAACTGGATCCTGTTGAGGTGCAAATAATAGTTATGACCTTGAATTTTACCTAGGTAGGAGTAACTTTAAAGTAGGGTTTTATGCTCATTGGATATCTATACTTTGAGCTCATGTAACTAATATGTGTTTTCCATGTGGCGATAAATGTACTTGATGGATCTTCTGTGTAAGATGTAGCCTCTTGTTTGGATGATTATCCATgtgatctttattttttattgagtCAGATTTAATTAGGAGCCCAAGAAAATATTTTCAGATTCCTTGTTTTCCATGAGATTGATAAATTTGTTCATGGTTTTTGTGTAAATATTGagaatttatatatgaaaattgtcattttagggatatatatgtacatgtatatgtatatatatatatgtatatgtatatatatatacatatatatatatatatgtatatatatatacatatacatatatacatatatatatatatacatatacatatatacatatatatatatatatacatatatatatatatatatatatacatatacatatatatatatatatatgtatcagtAGTTGATTTTCTAACTGTTGTATTTACTTTCGTAGCTCTAGTGCGCAAGGAAATTCAAGATGAAACTGACAGGCTAACAGGGAAAACAAAACAAATTTCTCCTGTCCCCATTCATCTTAGCATTTATTCGCCATTTGGTAAAGActtgttatttttcttttctctgaATAATTTTAGTTATTTCATATGAACTTCATGATCCAAATGAGCAAATTTAATGAGATTGTATCGTGAATTATTGTCTCCTTTACCAAAGAATATCTTGAATTTTGCAAACACTTTTTTTCTTGTTCATATTTACTTCATTGTCATGTAATTTTAGAAAATGTTGGTTTTATTTCCATAATAATGTATtttgcttatgacatagtta belongs to Musa acuminata AAA Group cultivar baxijiao chromosome BXJ1-11, Cavendish_Baxijiao_AAA, whole genome shotgun sequence and includes:
- the LOC135596663 gene encoding VAN3-binding protein-like, whose translation is MKVGEIKAWLGGELFSSLSRGCRKRRKERLRLHVAQVHAALSVTRLAAAISGIMASSRVEPRDSKGMSMMNVGGESDEKISAVLASAAALVATVCAEAAESAGAHRECVASAITTGLATKTSADMATLTATAATCLRGAATLERRAAAGRHVSQDQNILARGAQLPVRMPEGRVHLRLVFIFLKHYRLTVRLTKKYMRGVISTCKEYKIFHAMEDLKGGFSKDAHGFYLITLGTTGGAIQVMFEDQMQYRIWRSTICHLLCDC